Proteins encoded by one window of Lycium barbarum isolate Lr01 chromosome 11, ASM1917538v2, whole genome shotgun sequence:
- the LOC132618500 gene encoding high mobility group B protein 6-like isoform X1 — protein MTGVKSNVKDDEMICLKKKVSELELSVSDLDNPKWPLGSFFVFMDEFKKWCLEVNPNIKSFDAVKKAGRGKWKRISDAEKAPYIAEAKKKNVEYAKVLDSYNWRMAAGYAEEGESVRPRSEFDPSNGSKDGENPCYSHLDKIIRLKKKARGLDWSRMLVRDLDNPNRPLSAFFAFMEELKKQFLEVNPNIKSLVAVGEAGLGKWKQMSDAEKAPYIRRSNMQRSWRHRRMAAGYAEEEESDKSRSDVNPSSGSKYREIPSDTHLGDNLMPKLIMYST, from the exons ATGACAGGAGTTAAATCCAATGTCAAAGATGATGAAATGATCTGCTTGAAGAAGAAAGTTTCGGAACTAGAATTGTCTGTCAGTGATCTTGACAACCCTAAGTGGCCTCTAGGTTCTTTCTTTGTTTTCATGGATGAGTTTAAGAAGTGGTGCCTCGAGGTGAATCCAAACATCAAATCTTTTGATGCTGTCAAGAAAGCTGGCAGAGGCAAGTGGAAACGGATATCAGATGCTGAGAAGGCTCCTTATATAGCAGAGGCAAAGAAAAAGAACGTAGAATATGCTAAGGTCTTGGATTCTTATAACTGGCGAATGGCTGCTGGATATGCTGAAGAAGGGGAATCTGTCAGACCAAGGTCCGAGTTTGATCCATCCAATGGCTCCAAAGATGGAGAAAATCCTTGCTACTCACATTTAG ATAAAATTATCCGTTTGAAGAAGAAAGCTCGAGGACTAGACTGGTCTAGGATGCTTGTCAGGGATCTTGACAACCCTAATAGGCCTTTAAGTGCTTTCTTCGCTTTCATGGAAGAGTTGAAGAAGCAGTTCTTGGAGGTGAATCCAAACATCAAATCTCTTGTCGCTGTTGGGGAAGCTGGTTTAGGCAAGTGGAAACAAATGTCAGATGCTGAGAAAGCTCCTTATATAAGAAGGTCGAATATGCAAAGATCATGGAGGCACAGGCGAATGGCTGCTGGATATGCCGAAGAAGAGGAATCTGACAAGTCAAGGTCCGACGTTAATCCATCCAGTGGCTCCAAATATAGGGAAATTCCCTCTGACACACATTTAG GAGATAATCTGATGCCGAAGCTAATTATGTATTCCACATGA
- the LOC132619755 gene encoding high mobility group B protein 2-like produces the protein MNEFSKQFPEMNLSIESIVAIGNAGEGRWKQMSDTERIPYIAEEEKRKLEYEKRTNAYSRLVAVVDTEEEKSDKSRSEFDDKEESGEEEDDDDLCNISYV, from the coding sequence ATGAACGAGTTCAGTAAGCAGTTTCCTGAGATGAATCTAAGCATCGAATCTATCGTCGCTATCGGGAATGCTGGTGAAGGCAGGTGGAAGCAGATGTCAGACACTGAGAGAATTCCTTATATAGCAGAGGAAGAGAAAAGGAAGCTGGAATATGAAAAGAGAACGAATGCTTATAGTAGGCTCGTGGCTGTTGTAGATACCGAAGAAGAGAAATCTGACAAGTCAAGGTCCGAGTTTGATGACAAAGAGGAAAGTGGAGAGGAAGAGGATGACGACGACTTGTGTAATATATCCTATGTATGA
- the LOC132618500 gene encoding high mobility group B protein 6-like isoform X2 → MICLKKKVSELELSVSDLDNPKWPLGSFFVFMDEFKKWCLEVNPNIKSFDAVKKAGRGKWKRISDAEKAPYIAEAKKKNVEYAKVLDSYNWRMAAGYAEEGESVRPRSEFDPSNGSKDGENPCYSHLDKIIRLKKKARGLDWSRMLVRDLDNPNRPLSAFFAFMEELKKQFLEVNPNIKSLVAVGEAGLGKWKQMSDAEKAPYIRRSNMQRSWRHRRMAAGYAEEEESDKSRSDVNPSSGSKYREIPSDTHLGDNLMPKLIMYST, encoded by the exons ATGATCTGCTTGAAGAAGAAAGTTTCGGAACTAGAATTGTCTGTCAGTGATCTTGACAACCCTAAGTGGCCTCTAGGTTCTTTCTTTGTTTTCATGGATGAGTTTAAGAAGTGGTGCCTCGAGGTGAATCCAAACATCAAATCTTTTGATGCTGTCAAGAAAGCTGGCAGAGGCAAGTGGAAACGGATATCAGATGCTGAGAAGGCTCCTTATATAGCAGAGGCAAAGAAAAAGAACGTAGAATATGCTAAGGTCTTGGATTCTTATAACTGGCGAATGGCTGCTGGATATGCTGAAGAAGGGGAATCTGTCAGACCAAGGTCCGAGTTTGATCCATCCAATGGCTCCAAAGATGGAGAAAATCCTTGCTACTCACATTTAG ATAAAATTATCCGTTTGAAGAAGAAAGCTCGAGGACTAGACTGGTCTAGGATGCTTGTCAGGGATCTTGACAACCCTAATAGGCCTTTAAGTGCTTTCTTCGCTTTCATGGAAGAGTTGAAGAAGCAGTTCTTGGAGGTGAATCCAAACATCAAATCTCTTGTCGCTGTTGGGGAAGCTGGTTTAGGCAAGTGGAAACAAATGTCAGATGCTGAGAAAGCTCCTTATATAAGAAGGTCGAATATGCAAAGATCATGGAGGCACAGGCGAATGGCTGCTGGATATGCCGAAGAAGAGGAATCTGACAAGTCAAGGTCCGACGTTAATCCATCCAGTGGCTCCAAATATAGGGAAATTCCCTCTGACACACATTTAG GAGATAATCTGATGCCGAAGCTAATTATGTATTCCACATGA